From the genome of Streptomyces sp. SID8374:
GAACCGCCCCCACAGCGGGTTCGTCTCCCCGTCCGGCACCTCCCGGGGGTGGACCGGCCAGCCCTCGGACGCCGGTGCGGCACGCACGAAGTGCTCCGCGTAGACGTCCTGCGCCAGGCTGTCGGGGCGGTGGGTCTCGATGGCCCGCGCCGCGGCGACCAGAAGGGCGGTCACACCGACCCCTCCTGCCACACCCTCCACACCGGTGTTCCGGTGCGCTGTATCGACCATGTGCACTCCTCTTGGTGCGAGTAGAGATCACGCTTGATGCGGAATGAGGACCGGTTTGACCACGAGGCCCGCCTCGCAGTCGCGTTCGGCCTCGTTGATGTCGTCGAGCGGATACGTACGGATCAGCTGGTCGAAGGGGAACCGGCCGGCCTGCCAGAGCGCGGTCAGCCGGGGGATCAGCAGTCCCGGCACCGCGTCCCCCTCGCAGATGTGGGAGATCCTCCGGCCCCGGTCCAAGGTCCCCGGTTCGAGCGGCAGCACGGTGTGCAGCCGTGCCACCAGGCCGAGGTGGCCCCTCGGGCACAGGGCCCGCAGCGCGTCGTTGATCAGCCGCGGGGAAGCCGTGGTGTCCAGCGCGTACTGCGCGCCGCCGTCCGTCAGCCGCCGGATGTGGCCCGGCAGGTCGGCGGAGTCCGCGCGCACCGGGACCGCGTCCAGCTTCTCGGCGAGGGCGAGCCGTTCGGGGTGCCGGTCGACCGCCACCGCCACCGCCCCGGAAGCGGTCGCCGCCATCACCGCGGCCAGGCCCACCGCTCCCGCGCCGAGGACCACGACGGTGTCGCCGGGGCCCGCGCCGAAGGAGTTGAGGACCGCTCCGGCCCCGGTGAGGAAGCCGCAGCCGAGCGGCCCGAGCAGGGCCAGGGGGAGCGAGGGATCGACCCGTACGGCGTTGCGGGCCGGGACCATCGCGTACGCGGCGAAGGAGGACTGGCCGAACCACCGGGGGGCCAGAGCGCCCCCGGCCGCGTCGGTGAACCGGGAGGCGTTCTCCGGGCGCCCGCCGAAGAGGTTGAGCGCGGCGAACCGGTCGCAGTAGGCGGGGGCCGCGCCCAGGCAGCTCCGGCAGTGCCCGCAGGAGTCGAAGCTCAGCACGACATGGTCACCGGCAACGAGGCCGGTGGCCGGGCCGCCCGTCTCCACCACCACCCCGGACCCCTCATGGCCGAGCACCGCAGGCAGCGGTGAGCGGCCCGCCGAACGCCGGACGGCCAGATCGGTCCGGCACATCCCGCACCCCGCGATCCGGACCAGGGTCTCCCCCTCGGCCGGCCCGGAGTTCAGGATCACCTCCTCGACGGCGAACGGGTCCTCGTACGAGCGCAGTACCGCCGCGGCGAACCTCATGGGCACACCTCCTGAGGACGGTGTACGACGAAGGGCCGGAGGTTCCCGTAGAGCCCCCACGGGCCGCCCGCGACGCCGACACCGCTCTCCTTGATGCCCGCGAACGGCTGGGCGAGGGACAGTTCGGCGTGGTGGTTGATCCACGCCGTCCCGCACTCCAGCCGCTCGGCCACCGCCCCGGCCCGGTCCAGGTCGGTCCCCCACACCGAACCGCCCAGCCCGAAACGGGTGGAGTTGGCCGCCGCTACGGCCTCGTCGAGACTCCCGTACGACAGCACCGGCAGCACCGGACCGAACTGCTCCTCCGTCACCACCCCGCTGTCGGGCGGCACATCGGCCAGGACGGTCGGGGCGTGGAAGTAGCCCGGCCGGTCCAGCCGGTGGCCGCCCGCCACGGCCTGGGCGCCGTCCGCCAGCGCCCGGGCCGTGCAGCGCTCCACCCGGTCCAGCTGGGCCGCGTTGTTGAGCGGCCCCAGCTCCGTACCCGGGTCGAGACCGGCCCCGACGACCACGGTCCTCGCGCGTGCCGCCAGCGCCTCGACCACCTGGGAGTGCAGCCGGGCCGGGGCGTACACGCGCTTGACCGCCATGCACACCTGCCCGCAGTTGCGGAACGCCGCCCAGAACAGCCGGTCCGCGATCCGCTCCACATCCACGTCGTCCAGCAGGACGGCCGCGTCGTTCCCGCCCAGCTCCAGGGTGACCCGGGCGAGGCCGGGCGCCGCGGCCGAGGCGACGGCCCGCCCCGTGGGCACCGAACCGGTGAACGTCACATGGCGGATCCCCGGGTGCGACACCAGGCGCGCACCCAGGGGCTCGCGGCCGGTGACCATCGTCAGCACACCCTCGGGGAGGGTGGCTGAGAGGACGGAACCCAGCAGCCGGGTGGCGAGCGGGGTGAAGGGGGAGGGCTTGAGCACCACCGTGTTGCCCGCCGCCAGCGCGGGCGCGAACTTCGCCGAGGC
Proteins encoded in this window:
- a CDS encoding NAD(P)-dependent alcohol dehydrogenase, whose product is MRFAAAVLRSYEDPFAVEEVILNSGPAEGETLVRIAGCGMCRTDLAVRRSAGRSPLPAVLGHEGSGVVVETGGPATGLVAGDHVVLSFDSCGHCRSCLGAAPAYCDRFAALNLFGGRPENASRFTDAAGGALAPRWFGQSSFAAYAMVPARNAVRVDPSLPLALLGPLGCGFLTGAGAVLNSFGAGPGDTVVVLGAGAVGLAAVMAATASGAVAVAVDRHPERLALAEKLDAVPVRADSADLPGHIRRLTDGGAQYALDTTASPRLINDALRALCPRGHLGLVARLHTVLPLEPGTLDRGRRISHICEGDAVPGLLIPRLTALWQAGRFPFDQLIRTYPLDDINEAERDCEAGLVVKPVLIPHQA
- a CDS encoding aldehyde dehydrogenase family protein, giving the protein MGARERFAVLDPATGEAFDEAPEQRPEELDGVVGRAHEAWLSWRSDPAARAAALLASADAVEAAGADLAPLLTREQGKPLAESYAEVARTAARLRHFAGMAPEVRTIEDGRPVHSEIRWRSLGPVAAVVPWNFPLQLASAKFAPALAAGNTVVLKPSPFTPLATRLLGSVLSATLPEGVLTMVTGREPLGARLVSHPGIRHVTFTGSVPTGRAVASAAAPGLARVTLELGGNDAAVLLDDVDVERIADRLFWAAFRNCGQVCMAVKRVYAPARLHSQVVEALAARARTVVVGAGLDPGTELGPLNNAAQLDRVERCTARALADGAQAVAGGHRLDRPGYFHAPTVLADVPPDSGVVTEEQFGPVLPVLSYGSLDEAVAAANSTRFGLGGSVWGTDLDRAGAVAERLECGTAWINHHAELSLAQPFAGIKESGVGVAGGPWGLYGNLRPFVVHRPQEVCP